Genomic window (Allostreptomyces psammosilenae):
GCGCAGGAAGAACGTCAGGTTGGCCGGGCGCTCCGCCAGCCGGCGCATGAAGTAGCCGTACCACTCGTCGCCGTAGGGCACGTAGACCCGCACTGTCTCGCCCTCCGCCGCGAGCCGCCGCTGCTCCTCGGGGCGGACGCCGTAGAGCATCTGGAACTCGTGGTCGCCGGGCGCGCGGCCGGCCCGCTCCGCGAGGTGGCGGGCGATCCCGATCAGCCGCGGGTCGTGCGAGGCCACCATGGGGTAGCCGTCGCCCTCCATCAGGACGCGCAGGCAACGGACGTACGCCCGGTCGACCTCCTGGCGGCCCTGGTGCGCCACGGACGCCGGTTCCCGGTAGGCGCCCTTGCACAGCCGCACCCGGGAGCCCGGGCCGGACAGGTCCCGGCAGTCCTGCTCCGTGCGGAACAGGTAGGCCTGGAGCACCGCGCCCACCCAGGGGAAGTCCGCCCGCAGGTCGCGCAGGATCGACAGCGTGGCGTCGGTAGTGGTGTGGTCCTCCATGTCGAGCGTCACCGTGGTTCCCACGGCGGCGGCCTTCTCGCAGATGCGCCGGGCGCCGTCCAGCGCGATCCGCTCGCCGTCCCGGGGCAGTGCCCGCCCCACGGCGCTCAGTTTGACGGACACCTCGGCGCCGGCGGTCAGACCGGCCTCCTCCAGGCGGGTGAGCAGCCGGAGGTAGGCGTCGACGGTGGCGGCGGCCTGGGCGGCGTCCAGGGTGTCCTCGCCGAGGTGGTCCAGCGTCACCACTCGCCCGGAGTCGACGATCTGACGGGTCGCCTGGACGGCCTCCGCCAGGCTGTTCCCCGCCACGAAGCGGCCCACGACGGGCGTGGTGAGCGGGGTGGTCTCGACCAGCCGCCGTGTCGAGGTGGAGCGGGCGGCGGCC
Coding sequences:
- a CDS encoding proline dehydrogenase family protein, with protein sequence MLRSALLAAARSTSTRRLVETTPLTTPVVGRFVAGNSLAEAVQATRQIVDSGRVVTLDHLGEDTLDAAQAAATVDAYLRLLTRLEEAGLTAGAEVSVKLSAVGRALPRDGERIALDGARRICEKAAAVGTTVTLDMEDHTTTDATLSILRDLRADFPWVGAVLQAYLFRTEQDCRDLSGPGSRVRLCKGAYREPASVAHQGRQEVDRAYVRCLRVLMEGDGYPMVASHDPRLIGIARHLAERAGRAPGDHEFQMLYGVRPEEQRRLAAEGETVRVYVPYGDEWYGYFMRRLAERPANLTFFLRSLVSRG